A single window of Nocardioides kongjuensis DNA harbors:
- a CDS encoding NADH-quinone oxidoreductase subunit G → MSAPEIEKTDLVTVTIDGVQVSVPKDTLVIRAAEQVGVQIPRFCDHPLLAPVGACRQCLVDVPDAGNGRGFPKPQASCTLPVAEGMVVSTQVTSPVADKAQQGVMELLLINHPLDCPVCDKGGECPLQNQAMSNGRAESRFSDDRNRGVKRTFPKPINLSPTVLLDRERCIVCQRCTRFADEIAGDPFIALVERGAQQQIGIAEDAPFLSYFSGNVIQICPVGALTSEQYRFRSRPFDLVSTPGIAEHDACGSAIRVDHRRGTVLRRQAGNDPDVNEEWISDKDRFAFAYAHGDDRITYPQVRDEDGSLRAASWPEAFAVAARGLAAAKEAGGVGVLTGGRLSAEDAYAYGKLARVALGTNDIDFRARPHSAEEAAFLAASVVLTGPGNGGVTYDDLESAAKVVLVGLEPEDEAAAIFLRLRKSVRAGGTEVISLAPFTTRGLAKLSARVLPTVPGDEPAALRALAGELDATTVVLVGERLATVPGALTAAGEVAASTGARLAWVPRRAGDRGALEAGCLPTLLPGGRPVEDPRARVDVAAAWGVEHLPEAEGRSGDAILEALSSGELGGLVIAGVDPLDTSNPTAALAAIDAAGFVVALDLRRTEVTDRADVVFPVAPTTDKAGTFVNWEGRVRTWEAALHNPASLPDLRALAGIADEMGAPLGFRTVDEVRAEMAQLGPWDGERPRLDSSTLVPDEGHPTGSGTVRLATWKQLLDNGSLQDGDKFLKATARTPVALVTPADFDRYGPTVTLTGDRGSMTLPAEICDDLVEGVVWVPANSVGNGVLADLASPGATVTITGAEGVHG, encoded by the coding sequence GTGAGCGCCCCGGAGATCGAGAAGACCGACCTGGTCACCGTCACCATCGACGGCGTCCAGGTCAGCGTCCCCAAGGACACCCTGGTGATCCGCGCCGCCGAGCAGGTCGGTGTGCAGATCCCGCGGTTCTGCGACCACCCGCTGCTGGCGCCGGTCGGCGCGTGCCGGCAGTGCCTGGTCGACGTGCCCGATGCCGGCAACGGCCGCGGGTTCCCCAAGCCGCAGGCCTCCTGCACGCTGCCGGTGGCCGAGGGCATGGTCGTCAGCACCCAGGTCACCAGCCCGGTCGCCGACAAGGCACAGCAGGGCGTGATGGAGCTGCTGCTCATCAACCACCCGCTCGACTGCCCGGTCTGCGACAAGGGCGGCGAGTGCCCGCTGCAGAACCAGGCGATGTCCAACGGCCGGGCCGAGTCGCGCTTCTCCGACGACCGCAACCGCGGCGTGAAGCGGACCTTCCCCAAGCCGATCAACCTCTCGCCGACGGTGCTGCTCGACCGCGAGCGCTGCATCGTGTGCCAGCGCTGCACCCGGTTCGCCGACGAGATCGCCGGCGACCCGTTCATCGCGCTGGTCGAGCGCGGCGCCCAGCAGCAGATCGGCATCGCCGAGGACGCGCCGTTCCTGTCGTACTTCTCCGGCAACGTCATCCAGATCTGCCCGGTCGGTGCGCTCACCTCCGAGCAGTACCGGTTCCGCTCGCGGCCCTTCGACCTGGTCTCGACGCCCGGCATCGCCGAGCACGACGCCTGCGGGTCCGCGATCCGCGTCGACCACCGCCGCGGCACCGTGCTGCGCCGCCAGGCGGGCAACGACCCCGACGTCAACGAGGAGTGGATCAGCGACAAGGACCGGTTCGCCTTCGCCTACGCCCACGGCGACGACCGGATCACCTACCCGCAGGTCCGCGACGAGGACGGCTCGCTGCGCGCGGCGTCGTGGCCCGAGGCGTTCGCCGTCGCCGCCCGCGGTCTCGCTGCCGCCAAGGAGGCCGGTGGCGTCGGCGTGCTGACCGGTGGCCGGCTCAGCGCCGAGGACGCCTACGCCTACGGGAAGCTCGCCCGGGTCGCGCTCGGCACCAACGACATCGACTTCCGGGCCCGCCCGCACTCCGCGGAGGAGGCGGCCTTCCTCGCCGCGTCCGTCGTGCTGACCGGCCCCGGCAACGGCGGTGTCACCTACGACGACCTCGAGTCGGCCGCGAAGGTCGTCCTGGTCGGCCTGGAGCCCGAGGACGAGGCCGCCGCGATCTTCCTGCGGCTGCGCAAGTCGGTCCGCGCCGGCGGGACCGAGGTCATCAGCCTCGCACCGTTCACGACCCGCGGCCTGGCGAAGCTGTCCGCCCGCGTCCTCCCGACCGTGCCCGGCGACGAGCCGGCTGCCCTGCGGGCCCTGGCCGGCGAGCTGGACGCCACCACCGTCGTGCTCGTGGGGGAGCGGCTCGCCACGGTGCCCGGCGCGCTCACGGCCGCCGGCGAGGTCGCCGCATCCACCGGAGCCCGGCTGGCCTGGGTGCCGCGCCGCGCCGGTGACCGCGGCGCGCTCGAGGCCGGCTGCCTGCCGACCCTGCTGCCCGGCGGACGCCCGGTCGAGGACCCCCGGGCCCGGGTCGACGTCGCCGCCGCCTGGGGCGTCGAGCACCTGCCGGAGGCCGAGGGCCGCAGCGGTGACGCGATCCTCGAGGCGTTGTCCAGCGGCGAGCTCGGCGGCCTGGTGATCGCCGGCGTCGACCCGCTCGACACCAGCAACCCGACCGCAGCGCTGGCCGCGATCGACGCGGCCGGCTTCGTGGTCGCGCTCGACCTGCGCCGCACCGAGGTCACCGACCGGGCCGACGTGGTCTTCCCGGTCGCGCCCACCACCGACAAGGCCGGCACCTTCGTCAACTGGGAGGGCCGGGTCCGCACCTGGGAGGCCGCCCTGCACAACCCGGCCTCGCTGCCCGACCTGCGTGCCCTGGCCGGCATCGCCGACGAGATGGGCGCCCCGCTGGGCTTCCGCACCGTCGACGAGGTCCGCGCCGAGATGGCGCAGCTCGGGCCGTGGGACGGTGAGCGGCCGCGTCTCGACTCCTCCACGCTCGTTCCTGACGAGGGCCACCCGACGGGCTCGGGCACGGTGCGGCTCGCCACCTGGAAGCAGCTCCTCGACAACGGCTCGCTCCAGGACGGCGACAAGTTCCTCAAGGCGACCGCCCGCACGCCGGTCGCCCTCGTCACGCCCGCGGACTTCGACCGCTACGGGCCGACGGTCACCCTCACCGGTGACCGCGGGTCGATGACGCTGCCGGCCGAGATCTGCGACGACCTCGTCGAGGGCGTGGTCTGGGTGCCGGCCAACTCGGTCGGCAACGGCGTCCTCGCCGACCTGGCGTCGCCGGGCGCCACGGTCACCATCACGGGAGCGGAAGGGGTGCACGGGTGA
- the nuoH gene encoding NADH-quinone oxidoreductase subunit NuoH: MSQSLALFGKDPWWVVGLKTLLIFVILVLLTLFNIWWERRVVARMQHRIGPNVHGPFGLLQSLADGVKLAFKEDLIPKAADKVVFVLAPVIVVVPAFVTFSVIPFGPDVNFFGHRTPLQLTDMPVAVLFVMAIASIGIYGIVLGGWSSGSTYSLLGGLRSSAQMISYEVAMGLALVAVFMYAGSMSTSEIVAAQGDWWFGLILLPSFVIYTIAMVGETNRAPFDLPEAEGELVGGFHTEYSSLKFALFFLAEYINMATVSALATTLFLGGWHAPFWIDHVWAGANEGYWPVLWFFGKVLSFIFVFIWLRGSLPRLRYDQFMAFGWKRLIPVSLVWIVAVATMRAARNEGVFGESFGTNPQFWLILAGVLLVVLLVTFFVPEKDEEATVEPARPRAGGFPVPPMPAGGAVRGAAAPLVFRTSDTETVRDSGVSNG, from the coding sequence GTGAGCCAGTCGCTCGCACTGTTCGGCAAGGACCCCTGGTGGGTCGTCGGTCTGAAGACCCTCCTGATCTTCGTGATCCTGGTCCTGCTCACGCTGTTCAACATCTGGTGGGAGCGCCGGGTCGTGGCCCGGATGCAACACCGGATCGGCCCCAACGTGCACGGCCCCTTCGGCCTGCTGCAGTCGCTGGCCGACGGCGTGAAGCTGGCCTTCAAGGAGGACCTGATCCCCAAGGCCGCCGACAAGGTGGTGTTCGTGCTCGCCCCCGTGATCGTCGTGGTGCCGGCGTTCGTGACGTTCAGCGTCATCCCGTTCGGCCCGGACGTGAACTTCTTCGGGCACCGCACGCCACTGCAGCTCACCGACATGCCGGTGGCCGTGCTCTTCGTGATGGCGATCGCCTCGATCGGCATCTACGGCATCGTCCTCGGCGGCTGGTCCAGCGGCTCGACGTACTCGCTGCTCGGCGGCCTGCGCTCGAGCGCGCAGATGATCTCCTACGAGGTCGCCATGGGCCTCGCGCTGGTCGCGGTGTTCATGTACGCCGGCTCCATGTCGACCAGCGAGATCGTCGCCGCGCAGGGCGACTGGTGGTTCGGGCTGATCCTGCTGCCGTCGTTCGTCATCTACACGATCGCCATGGTCGGTGAGACCAACCGGGCGCCCTTCGACCTCCCCGAGGCCGAGGGCGAGCTGGTCGGCGGCTTCCACACCGAGTACTCCAGCCTGAAGTTCGCGCTGTTCTTCCTCGCCGAGTACATCAACATGGCGACCGTCTCCGCGCTCGCGACCACGCTCTTCCTGGGCGGCTGGCACGCGCCGTTCTGGATCGACCACGTCTGGGCCGGCGCCAACGAGGGCTACTGGCCGGTGCTGTGGTTCTTCGGCAAGGTGCTGTCCTTCATCTTCGTGTTCATCTGGCTGCGCGGCTCGCTGCCGCGACTGCGCTACGACCAGTTCATGGCGTTCGGCTGGAAGCGGCTGATCCCCGTCTCGCTGGTCTGGATCGTCGCGGTCGCCACCATGCGGGCCGCCCGCAACGAAGGCGTGTTCGGCGAGAGCTTCGGCACCAACCCGCAGTTCTGGCTGATCCTGGCCGGCGTGCTGCTGGTGGTCCTGCTGGTGACCTTCTTCGTCCCGGAGAAGGACGAGGAGGCCACCGTCGAGCCGGCCCGGCCGCGGGCCGGGGGCTTCCCGGTGCCGCCGATGCCCGCGGGCGGTGCCGTCCGCGGCGCCGCCGCTCCGCTGGTGTTCCGCACGTCCGACACTGAGACCGTCCGCGATTCAGGGGTGAGCAATGGCTGA
- the nuoI gene encoding NADH-quinone oxidoreductase subunit NuoI, with protein sequence MADQPKGPSLKEQFWDPVAGFGVTFRTMFRKVVTEQYPKEKFPTAPRFHGRHQLNRWPDGLEKCVGCELCAWACPADAIYVEGAENIDQPDSDGISQRYSAGERYGRVYQINYLRCILCGLCIEACPTRALTMTNEYELADDSRASLIYEKSDLLAPLLPGMEQPPHPMLLGNDDDYYRGDFKGAEQ encoded by the coding sequence ATGGCTGACCAGCCCAAGGGTCCGTCCCTCAAGGAGCAGTTCTGGGACCCGGTCGCCGGGTTCGGGGTCACCTTCCGGACGATGTTCCGCAAGGTCGTCACCGAGCAGTACCCCAAGGAGAAGTTCCCCACCGCGCCGCGCTTCCACGGCCGCCACCAGCTCAACCGCTGGCCCGACGGCCTCGAGAAGTGCGTCGGCTGCGAGCTGTGCGCCTGGGCGTGCCCGGCCGACGCGATCTACGTCGAGGGCGCCGAGAACATCGACCAGCCGGACAGCGACGGCATCTCGCAGCGCTACAGCGCCGGTGAGCGGTACGGCCGCGTCTACCAGATCAACTACCTGCGCTGCATCCTGTGCGGGCTGTGCATCGAGGCCTGCCCGACCCGGGCGCTGACGATGACCAACGAGTACGAGCTCGCCGACGACAGCCGCGCCAGCCTGATCTACGAGAAGTCCGACCTGCTGGCGCCGCTGCTGCCCGGCATGGAGCAGCCGCCCCACCCGATGCTGCTCGGCAACGACGACGACTACTACCGCGGAGACTTCAAGGGGGCCGAGCAGTGA
- a CDS encoding NADH-quinone oxidoreductase subunit J, giving the protein MVLAALGILFVRKAVHAALLLAVVMISLAVLYAVLEAPFLFAVQIIVYTGAILMLFLFVLMLVGVDASDSTVETIKGQRPLAWLVGLAFVVVMVVGLTQLTFGTAVGLDEANSGGNVQALADLLFSRYVFIFEATSALLITAAVGAMVLAHRERLTPKRTQASIAADKIRAYAETGAHLGPLPPPGVYARHNAVDTPALLPDGSPAPASVSRVLAARGTMQKTGLRDIDVITDQLGVDPAEMPEEAGKAGATASSEEDVK; this is encoded by the coding sequence ATGGTGCTCGCCGCGCTCGGCATCCTGTTCGTGCGCAAGGCCGTCCACGCCGCGCTGCTGCTGGCGGTCGTGATGATCAGCCTCGCCGTGCTGTACGCCGTCCTGGAGGCGCCGTTCCTCTTCGCGGTGCAGATCATCGTCTACACCGGCGCGATCCTGATGCTGTTCCTCTTCGTGCTGATGCTGGTCGGCGTCGACGCCTCCGACTCCACGGTCGAGACGATCAAGGGCCAGCGTCCGCTGGCCTGGCTGGTCGGCCTCGCGTTCGTCGTGGTGATGGTGGTCGGCCTGACCCAGCTCACCTTCGGCACCGCGGTCGGCCTCGACGAGGCCAACTCCGGCGGCAACGTCCAGGCGCTCGCCGACCTGCTGTTCTCGCGCTACGTCTTCATCTTCGAGGCCACCAGCGCCCTGCTCATCACCGCCGCCGTCGGCGCGATGGTGCTGGCCCACCGCGAGCGCCTGACCCCGAAGCGCACCCAGGCGAGCATCGCCGCCGACAAGATCCGGGCGTACGCCGAGACGGGCGCCCACCTCGGCCCGCTGCCGCCACCGGGCGTCTACGCGCGTCACAACGCGGTCGACACCCCCGCCCTCCTGCCCGACGGCAGCCCGGCTCCCGCATCGGTCTCCCGGGTGCTCGCGGCTCGCGGCACCATGCAGAAGACCGGCTTGCGCGACATCGACGTGATCACCGACCAGCTCGGCGTCGATCCCGCCGAGATGCCCGAGGAAGCCGGCAAGGCCGGGGCCACGGCGTCGAGCGAGGAGGACGTGAAGTGA
- the nuoK gene encoding NADH-quinone oxidoreductase subunit NuoK, which yields MTEYVVLSAILFTIGSIGVLTRRNAIVVFMCVELMLNSCNLAFVAFAHQHGNLDGQIAAFFVMVVAAAEVVVGLAIIMTIFRTRRSASVDDASLLKF from the coding sequence GTGACCGAGTACGTCGTCCTCAGCGCCATCCTGTTCACGATCGGCTCGATCGGGGTGCTCACCCGCCGCAACGCGATCGTCGTGTTCATGTGCGTCGAGCTGATGCTCAACTCCTGCAACCTGGCGTTCGTCGCCTTCGCGCACCAGCACGGCAACCTCGACGGCCAGATCGCCGCCTTCTTCGTGATGGTGGTGGCGGCGGCCGAGGTCGTCGTCGGCCTCGCGATCATCATGACCATCTTCCGGACCCGTCGCTCGGCCTCGGTCGACGACGCGAGCCTGCTGAAGTTCTAA
- the nuoL gene encoding NADH-quinone oxidoreductase subunit L: MHALTALTLKASETHVPVVSPTDADGPFTLLWLIIALPLLGAAVLLLGGRYTDRWGHLLGTATSATSFVISLVLFVNLLGRDEGDRQVSQHLYDWIDAGSLHIGMDLLYDPLSALFLLLITGVGSLIHVYSIGYMAHDPRRRRFFAYLNLFVAAMLMLVLSENYVGLFLGWEGVGLASYLLIGFWQHKPSAAAAAKKAFVINRVGDMGMGLAIFLMIVTFGTTSFSGVSALAGGATETTLNWIGVLLLVGACGKSAQVPLQAWLLDAMEGPTPVSALIHAATMVTAGVYLITRSNFVFELAPTAQTAVVIVATVTLLWGAIIGCAKDDIKKGLAGSTMSQIGYMMLGAGLGVAGYAFAIFHLLTHGFFKANMFLGAGSVMHAMDDDVDMRHYGALQKALPITFATFALGFLAIIGIPPFAGFWSKDKIIEVALTENPVVGICALLGAGITGFYMTRMMLMTFFTEKRWEKGVHPHESPLVMTIPLMVLAALSALGGLMLAGNWIVDFLGPVVGHAEHEEPPLPVIVLTLITIAVVAAGVALAWVLVGQRDVPRTAPADVSFATRAARADLYGDAINEGLVVNPGRATVRALTDGDRTLVDGLFTGGTTVLAGTGELLRRLQNGYVRSYALGILGGALLVVLTLVVVN; encoded by the coding sequence ATGCACGCACTCACCGCGCTGACCCTCAAGGCCAGCGAGACGCACGTCCCCGTGGTCTCGCCGACCGACGCCGACGGGCCGTTCACGCTGCTGTGGCTGATCATCGCGCTGCCGCTGCTCGGCGCCGCCGTGCTGCTGCTCGGCGGCCGCTACACCGACAGGTGGGGCCACCTGCTCGGTACGGCGACCTCCGCGACCTCGTTCGTGATCAGCCTCGTGCTGTTCGTGAACCTGCTCGGTCGCGACGAGGGGGACCGTCAGGTCTCGCAGCACCTCTACGACTGGATCGACGCCGGCAGCCTGCACATCGGCATGGACCTGCTCTACGACCCGCTGTCGGCGCTCTTCCTGCTGCTGATCACCGGCGTCGGCTCGCTGATCCACGTCTACTCGATCGGCTACATGGCCCACGACCCCCGCCGGCGCCGGTTCTTCGCCTACCTGAACCTGTTCGTCGCGGCCATGCTCATGCTGGTCCTCTCGGAGAACTACGTGGGCCTGTTCCTGGGCTGGGAGGGTGTCGGCCTCGCGTCGTACCTCCTCATCGGGTTCTGGCAGCACAAGCCCTCGGCCGCCGCCGCGGCCAAGAAGGCGTTCGTCATCAACCGGGTCGGCGACATGGGCATGGGCCTGGCGATCTTCCTGATGATCGTCACCTTCGGCACCACCAGCTTCAGCGGCGTCAGCGCCCTGGCCGGCGGTGCGACCGAGACCACGCTCAACTGGATCGGCGTGCTGCTCCTCGTCGGCGCATGCGGCAAGTCGGCACAGGTCCCGCTCCAGGCCTGGCTCCTGGACGCGATGGAGGGCCCCACCCCGGTCTCCGCCCTCATCCACGCCGCAACCATGGTCACCGCCGGCGTCTACCTGATCACCCGGTCCAACTTCGTCTTCGAGCTCGCGCCCACCGCCCAGACCGCGGTGGTCATCGTGGCCACCGTGACCCTGCTGTGGGGCGCGATCATCGGGTGCGCGAAGGACGACATCAAGAAGGGCCTGGCCGGCTCCACGATGAGCCAGATCGGCTACATGATGCTCGGCGCCGGCCTCGGCGTCGCGGGCTACGCCTTCGCGATCTTCCACCTGCTGACGCACGGCTTCTTCAAGGCCAACATGTTCCTCGGCGCCGGCTCGGTGATGCACGCGATGGACGACGACGTCGACATGCGCCACTACGGCGCCCTGCAGAAGGCGCTGCCCATCACCTTCGCGACCTTCGCCCTCGGCTTCCTCGCGATCATCGGCATCCCGCCGTTCGCCGGCTTCTGGTCGAAGGACAAGATCATCGAGGTCGCGCTGACCGAGAACCCGGTCGTGGGCATCTGCGCGCTGCTGGGCGCGGGCATCACCGGCTTCTACATGACCCGGATGATGCTGATGACCTTCTTCACCGAGAAGCGCTGGGAGAAGGGCGTCCACCCGCACGAGAGCCCGCTGGTGATGACCATCCCGCTGATGGTCCTCGCCGCGCTGTCCGCCCTCGGTGGCCTGATGCTCGCCGGCAACTGGATCGTCGACTTCCTCGGCCCCGTCGTCGGCCATGCCGAGCACGAGGAGCCGCCGCTGCCGGTGATCGTGCTCACCCTGATCACGATCGCCGTGGTCGCCGCCGGAGTGGCACTGGCCTGGGTCCTGGTCGGCCAGCGCGACGTACCGCGCACCGCCCCGGCCGACGTCTCCTTCGCCACCAGGGCCGCCCGTGCGGACCTCTACGGCGACGCCATCAACGAGGGCCTGGTCGTCAACCCCGGTCGCGCCACGGTGCGCGCTCTCACCGACGGTGACCGCACCCTCGTCGACGGCCTCTTCACGGGCGGTACGACGGTCCTCGCCGGCACCGGCGAGCTGCTCCGGCGGCTCCAGAACGGCTACGTCCGGTCCTACGCCCTCGGCATCCTCGGTGGCGCACTGCTCGTCGTCCTGACCCTGGTGGTGGTGAACTGA
- a CDS encoding NADH-quinone oxidoreductase subunit M encodes MLSLLVWLPIAGAVAVALLPRTVSKTAGLGVALATLVVGVVVAASYDADGGRQLTEEHEWIEAFGVHYALGVDGLGLLLVLLTVLLVPLVLGAEWFKADAEGSAGARAFVAWTLALEGLSLAVFCATDVFLFYVVFEATLIPAYFLVGGFGREGRGAAALKFLMFQLAGGLILLAAVIGLYVVSAQQGEPSYLLSDLEKLDIGTEAGRWLFFGFFIAFAIKAPLFPLHTWLADTTEKATPGTGVLLVCILDKIGTFGMMRFCLGIFPEASQWATPLVITLALISVVYGAFIAIGQDDIFRLIGLTSLSHFGLITLGVFTMTSQGGTGAILYMINHGLGTAALFLVAGYLYDRSGTSSIREMRGVEKVAPVLAGLLLVAGLATLGLPGLSPFVSEFLVFVAAFDYGWYVGAIAVTAVVLSAIYVLWMYQRTMTGPTPPEVEATTRDLGVREVAAVAPLVAALVFFGFYPAPLLDVSNPMVGDLMHQMGIQDDAPTVVHADLDAGHEGEGAN; translated from the coding sequence ATGTTGAGCTTGCTCGTCTGGCTGCCGATCGCCGGTGCGGTCGCCGTCGCGCTTCTCCCGCGCACGGTCAGCAAGACCGCCGGTCTCGGCGTCGCGTTGGCGACCCTGGTCGTCGGCGTGGTCGTCGCCGCGTCGTACGACGCCGACGGCGGCCGCCAGCTCACGGAGGAGCACGAGTGGATCGAGGCGTTCGGCGTGCACTACGCCCTCGGCGTCGACGGTCTCGGCCTGCTGCTGGTCCTGCTGACGGTCCTGCTCGTCCCGCTGGTGCTCGGCGCGGAGTGGTTCAAGGCCGACGCCGAGGGCTCGGCCGGCGCCCGCGCGTTCGTGGCGTGGACCCTCGCGCTCGAGGGCCTCTCGCTCGCGGTGTTCTGCGCGACCGACGTGTTCTTGTTCTACGTCGTCTTCGAGGCGACGCTGATCCCGGCGTACTTCCTGGTCGGCGGCTTCGGTCGCGAGGGCCGGGGCGCCGCGGCCCTGAAGTTCCTGATGTTCCAGCTCGCGGGCGGCCTGATCCTGCTGGCCGCGGTGATCGGCCTCTACGTCGTCTCCGCCCAGCAGGGTGAGCCGTCCTACCTGCTGTCCGACCTCGAGAAGCTCGACATCGGCACCGAGGCCGGCCGCTGGCTGTTCTTCGGCTTCTTCATCGCCTTCGCGATCAAGGCCCCGCTGTTCCCGTTGCACACGTGGCTGGCCGACACGACCGAGAAGGCGACGCCCGGCACCGGCGTGCTGCTCGTCTGCATCCTCGACAAGATCGGCACCTTCGGGATGATGCGGTTCTGCCTCGGCATCTTCCCCGAGGCCTCGCAGTGGGCGACCCCGCTGGTGATCACCCTCGCGCTGATCTCCGTGGTCTACGGCGCCTTCATCGCGATCGGCCAGGACGACATCTTCCGCCTGATCGGTCTCACCTCGCTGAGCCACTTCGGTCTGATCACGCTGGGCGTCTTCACGATGACCAGCCAGGGCGGCACCGGCGCGATCCTCTACATGATCAACCACGGCCTGGGCACCGCCGCGCTCTTCCTGGTCGCCGGCTACCTCTACGACCGCAGCGGCACCTCCTCGATCCGCGAGATGCGCGGCGTCGAGAAGGTCGCGCCCGTCCTGGCCGGACTGCTGCTCGTCGCCGGTCTGGCCACGCTCGGCCTTCCCGGCCTCTCGCCGTTCGTCAGCGAGTTCCTGGTGTTCGTCGCCGCCTTCGACTACGGCTGGTACGTCGGCGCGATCGCCGTCACCGCGGTCGTCCTGTCCGCGATCTACGTGCTGTGGATGTACCAGCGCACCATGACCGGTCCCACGCCGCCGGAGGTCGAGGCGACGACCAGGGACCTCGGCGTCCGTGAGGTCGCCGCCGTCGCTCCGCTGGTGGCCGCGCTCGTGTTCTTCGGGTTCTACCCCGCACCGCTGCTCGACGTGAGCAACCCGATGGTGGGCGACCTGATGCACCAGATGGGGATCCAGGACGACGCACCGACCGTCGTCCACGCCGACCTTGATGCCGGCCACGAGGGCGAGGGGGCCAACTGA
- the nuoN gene encoding NADH-quinone oxidoreductase subunit NuoN, protein MEFVKPELEYAELLPILIVLGGACVGVALEAFLPRGTRRLPQVGLAAVTVLAALVSTVLVGTNLDVHKGADGAEGRGLVGAMGSVVVDGPTVYLWGLLLVFALGGIALFAEQRLEGGVSAFTGQAAALPGTEGEREASTRGLEHTEVYPLLLFAVSGMLLFPASGDLLTMFVALEILSLPLYLLCGLARRRRLLSQEAAMKYFLLGAFASGFFLYGAALVYGYAGSVSFAGINEAVRAGTANHGLLLAGIGLLAVGLLFKIGAAPFQAWTPDVYQGAPTAVTAFMAAGTKVAAFGALLRLLYVAFGGERWSWQPMLWVIAIASMVLGAVLAIVQNDVKRMLAYSSVAHTGFILVGVLGVQSAGELAKGQYTSLEGVLFYLTTYGFAMIGAFAIVTLVRDAGGEATAYERWAGLGRTSPLVAGAFAFFLLSMAGIPLTAGFIGKWAVFTSALSAGAWPVVLVAIACSILAITFYVRHIRLMFFTEPSADGAGVVTRSSLLTSATIAVCLVATLVMGVVPGPVLDLVTRTGDFIR, encoded by the coding sequence ATGGAGTTCGTGAAGCCCGAGCTCGAGTACGCCGAGCTGCTGCCGATCCTCATCGTCCTCGGCGGCGCCTGCGTCGGCGTCGCGCTGGAGGCCTTCCTGCCACGCGGCACCCGCCGGCTGCCCCAGGTCGGCCTCGCCGCCGTCACCGTCCTCGCCGCGCTCGTGTCGACCGTCCTCGTCGGCACGAACCTCGACGTGCACAAGGGCGCCGACGGCGCCGAGGGACGCGGCCTGGTCGGCGCGATGGGCAGCGTCGTCGTCGACGGCCCGACGGTCTACCTGTGGGGCCTGCTCCTCGTCTTCGCCCTCGGCGGCATCGCCCTCTTCGCCGAGCAGCGGCTCGAGGGTGGCGTCTCCGCCTTCACCGGCCAGGCAGCCGCGCTGCCGGGCACCGAGGGCGAGCGGGAGGCCTCGACCCGCGGTCTGGAGCACACCGAGGTCTACCCGCTCCTCCTGTTCGCCGTGAGCGGCATGCTGCTGTTCCCGGCGTCCGGTGACCTGCTCACCATGTTCGTCGCCCTGGAGATCCTCTCCCTGCCGCTCTACCTGCTCTGCGGCCTCGCGCGCCGGCGCCGCCTGCTGAGCCAGGAGGCGGCGATGAAGTACTTCCTCCTCGGCGCCTTCGCCTCCGGGTTCTTCCTCTACGGCGCCGCCCTCGTCTACGGCTACGCGGGCTCGGTCTCCTTCGCCGGGATCAACGAGGCGGTCCGTGCCGGCACGGCCAACCACGGCCTCCTGCTGGCCGGCATCGGCCTGCTCGCCGTCGGCCTGCTGTTCAAGATCGGCGCCGCGCCCTTCCAGGCGTGGACCCCCGACGTCTACCAGGGCGCGCCCACCGCGGTCACCGCGTTCATGGCCGCCGGCACCAAGGTCGCCGCCTTCGGTGCGCTGCTCCGGCTGCTGTACGTCGCCTTCGGCGGCGAGCGCTGGAGCTGGCAGCCGATGCTGTGGGTGATCGCGATCGCCTCGATGGTCCTCGGCGCGGTCCTGGCCATCGTCCAGAACGACGTCAAGCGGATGCTGGCCTACTCCTCGGTCGCCCACACCGGTTTCATCCTGGTCGGCGTCCTGGGCGTGCAGAGCGCCGGCGAGCTCGCGAAGGGGCAGTACACCTCGCTCGAGGGCGTGCTCTTCTACCTCACCACCTACGGCTTCGCCATGATCGGCGCCTTCGCGATCGTCACGCTGGTCCGCGACGCGGGCGGCGAGGCGACGGCGTACGAGCGCTGGGCCGGCCTGGGCCGGACCTCGCCGCTGGTGGCCGGCGCCTTCGCCTTCTTCCTGCTCTCCATGGCCGGGATCCCGCTCACCGCGGGCTTCATCGGCAAGTGGGCCGTGTTCACCTCGGCGCTGTCCGCGGGGGCGTGGCCGGTGGTCCTCGTGGCGATCGCGTGCAGCATCCTGGCGATCACGTTCTACGTGCGGCACATCCGGCTGATGTTCTTCACCGAGCCCAGCGCGGACGGTGCCGGCGTGGTCACCCGGTCCTCGCTGCTGACCTCCGCCACGATCGCGGTGTGCCTGGTCGCGACCCTGGTCATGGGCGTGGTGCCGGGCCCGGTTCTCGATCTCGTGACCCGTACGGGAGACTTCATCAGGTGA